TCCAGTTTTTCGGGTGCACTGGCTACCGAGATTAAAAATTTAAATATTACAGATGTTAGTTTTGGTATTGAGTCTGCGTCAAATAAGTTGCTAAAATTTTTAAATAAAAAACAGACAGAAGAAGATTGTTACAACGCTATTGATGTTTGCAAAAGACACGATTTATACAGTAGGATTAATTTAATGTTCGGAATTCCGACACAGGATGAAGAGGATTATAAGACTACTTTGGAATTTGTGAAAAAGGCCAAACCGGATATAGTTAATATGTTTTATTATACTCCATATCCGGGAACAGATTTGTATGATTACTGTTTTGACCATGGTTATATTCCTGCAGAATATAATCGAGATCGCTTTGACTGGTTTAATGCTCAGAATGATGGTATCAGGGAAGTTCATTTAAAGTTAAATGGTGTAGATTACCAGATGGCAGATAAGTACATGCAAGAAATTAGTGACATGTATGATCCTCTTAACTTTTTAAAGCCGCTAGTAGAAGAGATTGACAAACACACGTGGGTTATATTTGGATCAAGCACACAGATATATTTTAGCCAAGTGCTAAATGTTTTGAAAAAAATAGATATGAAGAATTGTCTGGGGTATTACGATATTGATCCTGAAGCTGAATATTGTGTCGAAAGAAGAGTTGAATTTTCAAAATTTATAGAAAACGATAGTGTCGTCCCGGACTGCATCGTCACTTATACCCATCTTTCAAGTGAAGATTATAGAAATTTTCAGGAAATAATTAGCCGTAAGTTTGGCAATATCCCACTAATCTCTATTTCTACTATGCAAAGGCACTCTTTGGAAGATGTCAAAAAGATGCTAAATCCCTCCCAGATTTGAACTGCCCGCAATTCTTTGAGTTTGGCAAGGAGAGGGACAACACCTTTTAAACCTTCATCGCCGAAATTTTGTTGTAAAATTTGCGCTCTTTCGTCCTGACCCTGCTACAAGATTGTGGACACGAATTTAAGTCGCTATCCTGACTTTTACAGGAGAAGCGAATGACCAAATCCAAACGTCGGAATTACGATCCAGAATTTAAACGAAATGCGGTCCTTTTAAGTGAAGATCTATCCCGAACTCATACCGAAGTTGCAGACAGTCTTGGGATCTCCCCCAATATTCTTTATCGGTGGCGTCGTGAATATTTCCGTAATGGAGGAGATGTGTTTGCCGGACAGGAAAATGGAATTTTGACTGATGAGAAACGAAGGATCAAAGAGCTGGAGAAGAAATTACGCGATGCGGAAACTGAGCGTGATATCCTAAAAAAAGCATTGGACATCTTCAGCAGCGCACCGAAATGACGTTCCAATTTATAAAAGCGAACCTCTCCAGTTTTCCGGTGAAGAAGAAGTGCCTGACTCTGGGCGTTTCCATGAGCGATTTTTATGCGTGGTTATCGAGACCTGAATCAAAAAGAACTATTGAAAACAGAGCATTGTTCCAGCGTATTCAGGAGCTTTATTATGAGCATGGTCAAATGGCGGGAAGTCCCATGATCACAGCCGACCTGTAAGATGAAGAATGGTTCTGCTCAGTTAGTCGCGCTCGAGTTGCAAGAAAAATGAAAGCAATGGGACTCCGGTGTAAAACGACAAGAAAGTTCGTGGTCACAACAGACTCTTCTCATAAGGAGCCGGTTGCCCCCAACTTGCTGGACCGCCGGTTCTTAGCATACAAGCCGAATACTGCTTGGGTTACGGATATCACATACATTAGAGTTGGCAAGAAATGGCTTTATATCACTGTTTTTATAGACTTGTTTTCCTGAATAATTGTTGGTTGGGATTTAAGTGATTCATTGGAAAGAAGCTCCGTAATCCGCGCTTTTCAAAAAGCAATAGCAAGACGTCGACCACCGAAAGGGTTGATGATTCATAGCGATCGGGGGGGGGCAGTACGCCAGCCGGGAATTTAGAAAATTGCTGGCAAAACATGGTTGCATCCAAAGCATGAGCCGTAAAGGAAATTGCTGGGATAATGCGGTTGCTGAATCCTTTTTCCATACCCTTAAAGCGCAAATGGTCTATCACAGGAGATTTGCCCGCAGGCAGGAAGCTGAAATTGCTCTCTTCCAATATATTGAGGCCTATTA
The genomic region above belongs to Maridesulfovibrio ferrireducens and contains:
- a CDS encoding radical SAM protein, coding for MGNVKKKIVFGIFSQNKSMAASMLGALAEKLGWDVDVVFLPLESRPQDVLDTLDYIPDIFALSFASYNREQAFFVAKVLKERGIKVIGGGIHATAMPGDLVQTGYFDAVMHGDGMGILDEVLQNYQDLTESVVIHGKKHHNKRVYLDYFFSESQKKILRETQKTDLLTSYGCPFKCTFCASSRKGFMTFPDDQLIEFMVDINDKYGVKVFTFQDDLLFNDVKRVKRISKHLRELPPEKEISFGKSANCRASSFSGALATEIKNLNITDVSFGIESASNKLLKFLNKKQTEEDCYNAIDVCKRHDLYSRINLMFGIPTQDEEDYKTTLEFVKKAKPDIVNMFYYTPYPGTDLYDYCFDHGYIPAEYNRDRFDWFNAQNDGIREVHLKLNGVDYQMADKYMQEISDMYDPLNFLKPLVEEIDKHTWVIFGSSTQIYFSQVLNVLKKIDMKNCLGYYDIDPEAEYCVERRVEFSKFIENDSVVPDCIVTYTHLSSEDYRNFQEIISRKFGNIPLISISTMQRHSLEDVKKMLNPSQI